GTGTACCAGGCTCAGGGGCCCATGCCAGCACCTAAAACAATGAGGGTTCCGTGAAGGACCCTGTTGGGTGGGCAAAACCAGAACCAGACagctgggcaggcaggcagcagaggcTGGAGCTCCCGCCATAGGAACTTGGGCTTTTCTAGACAGAGGCCGCCTGCCTGGCTTCCTAGAATGAAACCAGACTCCATTTCCTGCCTTGGCCCTCATTCCCGCCAGGCCTGACTGCCATCCCTACTGCTCTGTGAATGGATTCCACAGGCTTGGAAGAGACAGGAACATGACTGAGACTAACATAACAGAGGACATGATGAACGAGACAGGGATACCATGGGACTGACAGGCTCTGCTGGATTCAAGAACCCCCACACCGCATGCTCCCCGATAGAGGAAAGATTGCTGTTAGAATCCTCAGCAGGACTGAGGATCGTGGCTCAGGACTGAGGACCGTGGCTCAGGACTGTGCCCTCTGGGCATGCATGACACCTGAGTTTCATCCTTGGCAGTACCTAAACACAGCATGGTGGAACGggcagtcccagcactctgggagtaGAGACATgaggatcaaggtcatccttggccacaaagagagttcaatgccagcctggactatgtaaaacccagtctcaacaaaacaaaatgaaacaaacatgtGAAGAAAATGCCAGGGAGATCTCTCATTAGTCCGTCTGGGTGAGATGTCTACTCTGAACTGGGGCATGAGGAACTTTGATTGACAACATCTGGCCATGTCCACCTGAGATGCAGTGCTTAACAGCTGTGGCTCCATTCAGGACCATGATAGCACACGTGGCAGGCTATCCTGGGTGCTGCGTGATGGCACAGCACGGGAGCCCCGGTTCCTGCTGTCCTTGCCACTTCCTAGAGACACAGGGCAGACACGGTAAGACCAGGTTGGTACTCTTGGGAAGGAAGGGGTACTTTCAAATTCAGCAAACCCGACTCTGCCTGTGAGCCTGTCTGAGCCTTATTTCCCCTCCCAACAGTGTGTTCCCTGGGGATGTTGACAAGGATGTAAATGTCCCAGGTGGGAGAGTCATAACGAAGACCCAGGGTTCAGCTTGGGCCCCCATAGGAAAAGCTGGACATATATGCTCCTCTGTGCCCCTGGCCCTGCactcacagaaagagaaagaggccagCTTCTAAGAGCCACCTGAAATGGGGAGAGAGCACATGGTTCGGTTTCCAGCTATCACATCCCTCCATCTTTTCTGATGAGGTGAGCTTGCCAGCAGACTCTGCTGCCCCATGTCTCCCAAGCTTCTCACACTTCCCAGTGCCTTCCGGGCCGGACCTGGTGATTCCCAATCCATTTCCTTCCTGCCAAGCCTGCGAACGGCCCAGACTCCCAGTGACTGGCACACAGGGCTCAGAGTAGACGTTTGCAGGATGGATGTTTGACCTCCAAGCTTGCTGAGGACTACCCTACTCCTACTCCAACAGCAGCCCCTGGCTCTTTGCTGGCCCCGAGAGAGCTGCCAGGGAAGGGACTGAGCTGAGGAGGAAGTCCAGACTACCACTGCAAGCACGGGCAGCTGATTTCTAAGAAACCAGCCGAGGGACAGGAAGGTCTAGGCAAGGCTCTCAGGGTGGTTTTGCTTTCAGTTTTCAGAGGTCAGAACCGAACAGGTGCCCAGACTTCTTGATGAGAAGCACAGCGGCCTGTGCTTTATGGGGCCAAGGCTGCAACCAACAGATTCTTCTGGACCTGGGCCAAGCTGGAGCCTACAAGTCTCTGATGGCTGCCACACAGCCCAGAGTCAGGCACTGGAGAAAGTATCTTAGGGACTGTGAGCTGACTGTCACCATTAGGTCCCTTATCTTGTTGCCCTTTATTTTATCTATGCCCAGGATCATTCAGTTCACTCCATTTATTCATGCCCGTGGCCCTCCTGACAGCCTGGACCCCCCCCACACGTCCTGTGCCCTCCTGACAGCCTGGACCCCCACACATCCTGTGCCCTCCTGACAGCctggacccccccccacacacacacacgtcctgtGCCCTCCTGACAGCCTGGACCCCCGCTCCATGCAcgtcaatttttttcttcttctgctctctacttccctttcctccttctcttccccgtTTCTCCAACATTTCTTGCTTCCTCTCCTGTATTCTtcagccttcctccctctctggtcCCCTCGCCTCTGCTTCTTTTGTTTCCCACCCCCACACATCTCCATCTTCCCCACCTCTTCTTGGTCCTGAACTTCACAAACTTCATTGCTCAGAGGAGAcaatttttgtatgtttattttttgagatagggtctcatgtagcccaggctgacatcaaactTATGCATTAGCAGAGGATGAtcttagtggcacacaccttttgtcccgcacttagaaggcagaggcaggtggatctctgtgagttcgaggccagcctggtctacagagtgagttccaggacaggcagggctacacagtgaaatcctctcttttttttttttttggttttttcgagacagggtttctctgcgtagttttgcgcctttcctggagctcacttggtagcccaggctggcctcgaactcacagcgatccacctggctctgcctcccgagtgctgggattaaaggcgtgcgccaccaccgcccggcgaaatcctctcttaaaacaaacaaacaaacaaacttcagatcttcctgcctttccctcccaaatgctgggattacaggtgtataccaccatgttCCAATTTATGTGATGCTGCTAGGAAAACTCCCAGGCAATAAGAGAGAGTACATCTCAGGTTCAAGGTGATGTTTCCCTGTAATACACATTGAAACAAGCATTTAATCAGTAAGGGAACATCTGTGCATCTTACACCTCACATAGCACCTGATCTTGGGGgtgtcagtgttttctttatctaCACACCGCGGTTCATCCCCAACCCTCTCTCCATTTCCATTTCTATCCTCAGTTTAACCCTTCTCCTAAATTCCATGTGGGGTCCTCACTCTATTTCCAGAGGACTTTCTTTGTACCTGGTGTACTTCTAAGCCCTTTACAGATATCAATGCTGGTGTCTCCCCAACCATCCCACAGTTAGCTAGGGAAATTGAGGCACAGAGCTTAAGTAAGCATGTTTGTCAAGTAAAGTGGAAAGAGACATCCTCTGGGAGCTCACAGCTGTCTAGAGAGCCAGGCAAGCCTGGTGGCAACTGGAGCAGGAGACCAGGATGAGAATGAAGGGCAGGGGTGGAGGAGCAGACTAGAACGGACATGGGGCCGGATTGGAAAGAATCTCAAATCCACGGAATGGGATCCTACTTGGGCACCTGGCAGTCACTTGCTGGAGTGCTGTGGGGTCAGTTCTCTGGGTTGCAATGTTCTGTCTACTGTTGTCGATTTGCTGTGGAACATGGACAGCGCCTAGCCTCTCCCAACTTCattgtcctcatctgtaaaatggacaaTAACCATACCTACCAGGTAGGGCTGGGTCAGGAAAACAGTTGGCAGCATTTATGCACAACGTGTGTGTGGCAGGAGGTGATGCATCTCACCAGGTCCTTGTGCTCAGTCCTCTGTTTCCCACGTCACTGGGCCTCTGTCCCCATCCCATGGCTTGCCCGCAGTGAAGGGGTCTGCCACCCTCTGTCCCATACACCACCCATCTGGCTGGGATTCCTCTCAGCCCCCAGACCTAAAGACTTTCATTTTGAACCACCTTCTGAAAACTGTGGTCTTTCCTGTCACCAGGCTGGCGGGGAAGGGACTCGGCCAAGGTGAGACAGTCAGGCGGCTCCCAGGCTGCGTTTCATTTTCAGTGGTCCATGGGAGAGGTGAGGAAGAAAGGTCCTGAGCTATGTATTGAGCATGTACTCTGCGCCACGATGTTTCTAGGTGCTTCTGTAATCCCCCATGTTTTGTAAGCTTTGACATAATCTCATCTCGTCTCAAGGTAAATAGCTACTGTTTACTTGGCTTTATCCTACTTCAAGAATGCTCagacttattctctctctctctctctctctctctctctctctctctctctctctctctctcgtctgtgtgtgtgtacatgcacatgtgtgagtgcatatgcatgcatacaccagtgcagaggtcagaggtcaacatcagatgtCACATCAGTCACTCTCATCtgagttttggagacagggtctctcattgagccTGGATCCCATTGACTGACTGGACAGGCTGACTAGTGAGCCCctggggtcctcctgcctctgtctccccccaCTGGGATGACAGACACCTCCACCATTGTGTCTGGTCGTCAGGCCGAcccagcaggcactttacccccTAGCCAGCTCTGCAGCCACGTTTCCTGTTGTCACTGGAGGTTTTCTGCTCCACTCAGGCAGTGAGTCCATTGTGTCTGAAACACCCCTCTAGGTGGGTGTGGAGGGTAGAgggtacgcttgtaatcccagcacttggatagagaggcaggaggaccaggacttcagaccagcctgagctatggagCCATTTCAAGGACAGTCTGTGTTacttgagaccatgtctcaaaaaacaaaacaaacaaaacaaccctacATCTCGGACACTTGTTAGCACGCATCTTGCTTCTTCGCCTCTTCACTGTGAGGCATGTAGCGTCCTCAGCCTCTCACAACCTCAGCATCTAGTGAAATGCCAGGCAGAGCTGGGTCAAGGAAATGGCTGGCAGCATTCACTCCATGCCTCACACAGACAGCAGAGCCCAACTGTCTCAGCAGAGTTTACAGCACTGACCATTAGTGACTCTGGCCTTCCACACACGCCGTGATCTAGTTCCCTTGATGTAACATTTCCTTAAGGCAACAGCAGGAACCTGATTAGGCTAGGGCTGGCTCCATGGATGAGGTACTTGCCACGCAAACGTGAAGCccagagttcgaatccccagTACTGACATACAAagcacccatctgtaactccagcaccagaggtgagagacaggtggatctctcgaCCACGACACCCAGCCAGTCTAGTGgaaacagtgagttccaagttcagtgagagattgagggagagtgattgaagaagacacctgatgtacatctgcatgcaggcaaatgtgcacacacacacaacacagacaacacagatacacatacatgcacataaatgagTAATAGAATGACTAGGACTTGGATAGATATTACCACACACTGAAGGAGAACTGGTGGATACATGATTAGAACTTCACATGAAGGAATGGGAGAGAAGCAGGGCTGCAGAGTTCGACCTAACCTGGGTGTGACGCTGGAGTCCGAGCTCTGATGATTAGATCTGTTCCACACTGCTCTTCTGAGGGTGGTGTGGAACACCATGATCGGATGACTTAGAACAATGCCATGTGACAGCAAGCCAGGAGGCCAGGACGGGACCTGGTCAGGGCAGCTGGCACGAGGCACAGTGATGATTAGAGCTCCTGGATTTGGGGCTTCGAGGAGTTTGCTTTTAAATTGCTCAATGCCTGTGACCTCTGCAAGCCAGGGCAGAGGACATACGCTAATTGAACCTGATCCTGGTTTTATGAATGAGACCACTACAGCCCGTCAGTCGACAGAGCTAGATCTCAAAGCCTGGGTCCTGGCTCTCTCCGCCCCTCTATGCTGTCTCCTGAAGTGGAGTGTCACTGGGCAGCCTCAAAAGTCACCCAGGCCCCACCCCCTCTTCTCCTTCATCCTAGTCCAGCTGCACTCAACTGTAGGAGGGAGTGTGCGGTTCACCCACAGGTCCATGCAGGCTCCCGGGTAGGGCCTGCATGTCACCTTCCAGGCTCCACCCTCACAGACTGCCTCATGCTTCCTGGGTTCTGGCTCACCGTCATCTGCACGTACGGGTCCTCTCCAGCCCGCCAGGGTCCATTCTGGCAGCTCTCCCAGGCTTGACTCTGACACAGTCTTGCAGGTAAGCCCTCCCTGCCACCAGCCTGTGTTGGCTTCCTGGGCCTGCACTGTGGGAAAAGTCAGGCTAGGATGATAGGGTCTCTGGGCTTTGGCTGCCCTGCGGACATCCCCAGTATAAACCCTCAACCCTATTACCTGTAGTGAGTAGGATAATGATCTTTAGCATCAGAAGCATCTAGGCCCAAAGTCCAGCCCTGCTGTCCACCCACCAAAACAGGGCCATTCCTCAGCCTTTTTGAGCCTGTTTCTTCACAACGGAAGCTGGGTCAAGCCTAGTACCTGGTTGGTAACAATAAACAGTGCTAATCTAAAATAGgaaaggccaggtatggtggcacacactggtaaTCTCAGAACccaaggggctgaggcaggaggattagagttcaaggtcatcatcctctgctacagagcaagactctgCCAAGCACTTTCAGGTGTCTTTTTATTTAACATCGTCTGGGAGGCTGGTAGCTTCCCTCATTTGCCAGTGAGAAAGGTTTGTGACCTGTTACATGGCtgggggaggtgctgtgggacattactttaactatgtaaagatgtagagcaagttccaggacagccaaggctacagaaaaccctgtctcaaaaacctccatacatacatgcatacatgcatacacacacacacacatatacacatacatacacacacacacacatacatagagggttagggactggagagagggctcagtggttaaaaggtTAAAAGCCAGTATTGCTCTTACAAAGGCCCCATGTGCTggtcagtttttgtcaacttgacacagagtcACTTGGGAGGAAGGAATCTTACTTGAAGAatggcctccatcagattagcctgcgGGTGtatctgtgggggcattttcttgattaatgattgatatggaagccccccccccaactgtgGGCTATGCCAactcctgggcagatggtcctgagttaTATACATATAGGAAAACTGAGCAAGGCCgcaagcagtacccctccattttctccctccaaattctTGATTGAGTTCTTGGCCTGATTTCACTCGGGGATGCACTGTGACCTGAGAGattaaataaacactttcctcctccaagttgcttttggtccatgttttatcacagcaacagaaaaaagcccaggacaacctgagttcgatcaaGTGCTCACGGCCATTTGCAATCTAACTCCAGGGGATCGGAGATCATCCTTTGACCTCCAGGACACTgttactcatatgcacatacacataattaaaaataaaaataaatactctaaAAGGGAGTGTggacaggagatggctggttaTCATCACTCTGACCTGGTGTGGCCTCCAGACGTGCCCACTCTAGGCCTTGGAAGGAGTCAAGCAGGCTGCATACACAGGCCCCCATTCACTCCACAAGGGGCCACTGATGCAGGGAGCCAAGCAGAACTGAGCACAGCCCAGTAAGTGCAGTGACGTCATCAGCCGGCAGCTCGAGAACCACTGGCTGAAACAGGATTTGCCTGGACCAATGCTTTACTTAGCCACCTACCACAGCTGGCACCTACCAGCTACACCTTAACAACTATCACAAAAAACACAATGGCCCGGAAGCAGGAGCTGGTGAGTACTGGGTCAAGCTAGGTAATGACCCCCTAAAGGCCTCTGTTCCTCAAGCCTGGGGACTTCAGCCTGTAGGGGCTGGCATAACAGGTATGGAGCTGCTGGCCTGTGCTGTGGTGCCAGGGCAGGACAGGATGGGAGATGTAGCAGCATCCCAGTCACTTGTGGCCTGGGACCCGTGGTTCCCCTAAGGGTTGTGACTTAGGTCCCAGTTCCAAGTTCAAGGTGCCATGCTGGGCACTGCTGTCCCTGTGTGATTTTGCTTGGGTGAAAATAGTACTCCTTTGAGGAACCTTGAAGCTCCCCCAGAATCAGGCTGAGCCCCCTTCCTTGTTATTCTAGACACTTTCAGGGTGATGTCTTCGGGAGGCCTGGCCAGCTGCTGCCCAGGGGTGTGGAGCAGCCATGCAAGTGTCCCAGGTCACAACTACCAGTCAGTCCCACCCACCCTCCTTCCTGGTCCCCAACGGGCTTTCCTAAAATTGAGTCCCACTGTGCTCAGGTGGGCATTGCTTCAAGGATCCCCTTACTATGTCCTGGGATTCTGTTCAGACCCAGGTGCCAAATAGACTCACTCTGGGGGATTTGAGAGAGGTCTGCCAAAACTGGCCTGTGTCGGGCCTGGCCTTCTGCTTCCCCTTGCTGTTAGCTTTTTGGAGCAGATGTCTGGCCAGCAGTGACCCTAACAGGCAGGAAGCCCAAAGCTGTGCTATCAGTACTAGCTACCTCAGCCCCTCTCTACCCAAAGGCCAGAGGACCTGGTCCCAACACAGGGTGCGTCCAGGCTCCCTATGCAGTCCTTATTGAGACCTGGGCCCTGCACAGCACAGTACGGCCTTCCCTCTGGGGGAATTATGTGGTGAGCAGAACCAGGTTCTGCTGTGGGGCATTTGTACTCTCCCATTATGGGGCCTTTTCCCCATCTTTCCTGGTCAGTTCAGATCTGTCACTCCAAGGACTCTTGGATGACCTCCCTGACATCTTCCAGTGCCACTCACCGCCAGCCACTGTTAGTTTTCCTCCCATCACTGCCTCTTCTGGCAGTATCActcctttctatttttctggCACTCTCCATGAGAACAGAGCCCAGAAGCCCTCTCCCATTCATTTCTTAGGAGAGCATCTGAAACGGGTCATGTTTACTGTtcctcactatatagcccaggctggtcctgccCTCTCAATCTTCCCAAACTCCACTTAGTGTTTATCATCTGGACCTCCCAACATCCTCCACTGAGCACCTACTCACCATGGTTCTGTGCTAAGTGCTTTATGTTGGACATTCCACAGAAGAGGCTTGCCTGACCATTTCATGACCAACTCCTAAGGTCGAAGAGAGCTCACAGGATGAGGGGAGGCCCAGGAATGCATTTTCCCgggtttcctccctcttctttccctccccatctcttaAGAAACTCAGCTGAGTGGTGGTgcagtcaggaggtagaggcagcactcgggaggcagaggcaggtggatttctgagtttgaggctagcctcatctacagcgtgagttccaggcagctagggctacacagagaaaccctgtctccaagaaaaacaaagagagaggagggggcagggggaagaACCCCATCTTGATGAAAAGAGGACAGGCCTGCTACCCCGAGGCCTGGCCGCCACTCTGCACCTTCCGACACTTCTCTGAACCCTTCCTTCCGTCTCAGTAAAACAAGGACCACAGCTGCCAGCTGTGTTGGCTTTTAGGGTGGcctcacacctgtgtgtgtgcgtgtgtgcacgccTATGCAGTCAGCCCCACACTCCACTGGCCCCCTACTTGGTCCCTCTCACTTTTCATTCTTGTGCACTGACGTGAGCACCTGCTGAATCATGAGGCTGAGGTTTGAGGGCCAGATAGAGAATGTGCACCCAGGGAAGCCACAGGgcgacagacacacagacactggaGTGCAGCTCCCAGGGCCTTTTAGGTCACCTTCCATATGtcaggatggattttttttttttatgactcatAAAGGGAAGAAGGGGCCAGCTTCGGGGAGTGTGagggacggacagacggacggacgggaGCTTTGTTCCTAGCTGTTCTGCCTCAGGCTTTTACAAAGCAGTGGGTCAGTGATTTAGACTTCTGTGGTGAACACAGAACTTGCCACCTTTTTTCAGACCAGGAAATCCCCCTGGCATGCTGTAAAACTGCCTGCCAATTCAGCCTATGCTTGAAGGAGGGCCTGCCAACAGTACCGATCAAAAGGCCCAGGTGGTCCGTGCCAGTGTGGGCTCTTCCTGCCTTCTGGCCTGTTTCCCAGGGGTAGGGGTTTGACTCCCGGGCAGGTCCGAGTATTAAGCAGGGTCTTCCCAGCTAGTCCTCCTGCCCCCCCTACCCCCTGGCTCTAACTAAAGGGTCTGCAAGGTGTCTCTAGTATTGTCACTTAGTCTCGCTCTGCAAGGGTAGGACCTCATTAATTTATACAGCAGGGGCAGGGctaaaaaaagaaggaacagagggCAAACATGGcctccatcctccccaccccacctccctgcaGGACTGGCcaccctgggcctggaggactctGGACCTTCTAAAAGCATGTCCCCCTACAGGAATCATGACAACTCCTGAAGATGAAGTGGGACATGTTTGGCACCAAACTCTGCCGTGACTCAGTCCACCAGTTCCTACCCAACCCATCTGCCTCAAAGCCAGTGTCCCGGGTCCTTTCTGGTGCCCCACAAGTGTCCGGAAACAGCCCTGGCACCTGGACTCCCGCCACCGCCGCTGCCTTACAGAGCTGGGTCTgtcagaggcccagagaggccaaggGAATTGCCCCAGCCACCAGCAGCACCAGGGTCCCTGCCACCACAGACCACAAAGCAACGCTCTGCCTCCGAAAAAGTACACAAGGCGGAGAAGGGTGGGAAGCGACAGCCAGGCCAGCATGGCTCATCATCCCCTCTGAAATACTTGATGGCTTGCAGAACCTGCCACTCCTTCCAAAAACTCGGTGAGCCCTGGCCGCTCTGCCCCACCCTCTTCCTGGAAGTAGTTGTGGTCAGAGAAGCAAAGAAGTTTCCTCTCTGTCATCCATTTCAAACTGATGCTGGGTGGACAGTCAAAAGGGCCCACCTCTCCACCAGGAGTGGCCTGGCACCAATTACCTGTCCCTCGGTTTTCTCCTCTGTACACTGGAGACAAGGCAGTACTAAGTGTCAGGGGCTGTCCCTGTAGGGTTCGCTCAAGCTGGGGTAGCAGAGACCAGGCTCAGATACCCAGGAGAGCTCGGACTGGAGCGGCCATCTTTCCAGACACACACCAAAACTAGCCTGGCAGTTTGGTCCCCAGCGCTGGGAGGAGCTGTGCTGCCCAACCCCCCAGCATCCCCAACCACTTCAAGAAAAATCtgcattaccaccaccaccaccatcacccccagCGCACGCGTCCCCCGTCCCCAACCCAGGACGTTTAGCCAAAGCATACGCTCcagaaatcttttttctttaaaaaaaaaaactttcataatAAAGTTTATTACCTAAACTGgctgtaaaaatataaaatagggtATTCTGCACAGCAGAAAAATGAAGCCAgagaccctcccccacccctggttTGTGCAAAGATACTGGGAATATGTAAACATGGAGAGGTAGGAGTGGGGTTCAGATCCCGGCCCCAGACACAAGCTGCTACAACCAGAAGACCCGGAGGGAGCACCAGGAGGGGAGGCCCCCCGAGAGGCGGGATGGGGTCTCCGGCCAGAAGCCGGAGGCACCTCGCCCTCCACACCCACTCCCTCCGACCCAGGCGGGGAGGGCTCCCACGTGGTtccaggaaaataataataataattaataagaaataataaggcGCCCCCACTTAATGCTGCGGGCACGGCGGCGGCCGGTCAGATCTGGAAGGGGAAGGAACTCAGGTAGTCACGGAGTACCGGGTTAAGAGGGATGCGCGCCAGATTCTCGCGACCCACGGCGGCCACGATGCGCTGGCGACACAGCTCCTGCAGCGGCCGCACGCGGCGCTGGCGCAGCGGGGCCCCCAACATGCGGCGCGGCGCCGCCACGTAGTGCTCCAGCAGCTCGAAGAGGCAGTCGAAGGTCTCGCGGCTGCCGTCCAGGTGGAAGCGGCCGGCCTGGAAGTGCACGCGGATGCTCGTGGGGCCCGAAGCCATCTTCACGCTGAGTGCGAAGAAGCAGTTCCGTTGGCGACTGTCGCGCACCAGGAAGGTGCCCACGGGCTCGGCACGCAGCCGCTCGTGCGCCCCGTGCACGCTCAGGGGTCCCCAGTAGAAGCCGCAGGCGTCCAAGAGCGCGCTGGTCCGCGTGATTCGTCGGTAATCGGAGTGGGAGCGGAACGTGCGGAAATGAGTGTCGCCAGGGGCCGGAGCCGGGACCGCAGGGCAGGGCCGCGGACGCGCGGGGGCCGCCGGCGAGGACGAAGACGAGGATGAGGAGGAATCTGGCCGCCGTCGGGGCTCTGCTGCCGGGGAGATCGCATTGTCAGCTGCCACCTGGTTGCGTGCTACCATCCTATACGAGGGGCCAGCCGTAGGGGTGGGCCATAGCGTCCGGGGCTGCGCTgatgggggagacagaggcagtgagCCGGGCGTCCGGGTGGCGCTGGCCGGCCAGCGAACCCCAAGGAGCCAGGGCGGAACGCGGAATCCGCCGGGAGCCTCTGAGCCTCGGTGGGCTCATCTGCGAAGTAGGCCGTTCCCGTACGTGGAACCCTTCCAGGCTAGCTGTGGAGCCCAGCCTCCCCGCGCGCGTGGAGAAGGGGGCGTGGAGAGGGGCCCGACTCCCGGCCGTCCCCGCTGATGGCTCGCCGCCCAGCGGCTGCCGCCTGCTGGCCACGCCGGGGATTGGAACCCGGGCGGGAGATCTGGGCTCAGGGCCGGAGAAGAGGCGCAGCCGACACCCCACACGCGCCGGGGCCCGCCTGGGCGAGCCGGTGGGGCGGGAGGGCGCCAGAGGCGTGGCATCCACGACCCCACCACGCAATCGGCGAGGCCAGTCCTATCCGGCTCTGCTCCCCTTATCCCATCCCCTCCCGCCTCCTCCTCCGCCGCCCCGGCTCACCTGGCGGCGGGACGCGGGGCGCCGCGGCTGGGGTCTCCGGGGCGGCTGTCGCGCATGCTCCGGGGCCGGGAGCCGTGCAGCTGCCACGGCTGCAGCTCGCTCTACTGCTGCCCGCCCCTGCATCAGGCCCTTAAAACTGGCAGAGGCCCCGCCCACCGGTCCCGCCCACCGTCGCTTTCGGTTTCTCTTTCGGGCGAGTCTTTCGGGTCCCCTCTCTGGCCTCTTGCGGCTCTCTCTGGAGAGAAGATGCTGATCCTGTCCCTAGGCTCGGTCTTGTCTCGCACCTGCTTGATTGGGACCTCGGCGTCCTGGGGTTCTGGCTCCTCCCCGAATATTCTGGTCGGTGTCTGGGATGGCCACCTTAAGACCGCTCTTTTGCTCTTGCCACCTTCGCCCCACATCCCTGCAGCCGGCTGGGTGGGAT
This Peromyscus leucopus breed LL Stock chromosome 8b, UCI_PerLeu_2.1, whole genome shotgun sequence DNA region includes the following protein-coding sequences:
- the Socs1 gene encoding suppressor of cytokine signaling 1 — translated: MVARNQVAADNAISPAAEPRRRPDSSSSSSSSSPAAPARPRPCPAVPAPAPGDTHFRTFRSHSDYRRITRTSALLDACGFYWGPLSVHGAHERLRAEPVGTFLVRDSRQRNCFFALSVKMASGPTSIRVHFQAGRFHLDGSRETFDCLFELLEHYVAAPRRMLGAPLRQRRVRPLQELCRQRIVAAVGRENLARIPLNPVLRDYLSSFPFQI